A genomic segment from Nicotiana tabacum cultivar K326 chromosome 7, ASM71507v2, whole genome shotgun sequence encodes:
- the LOC107808272 gene encoding uncharacterized protein LOC107808272 yields MPHSRVASDALGVFTILLVSILVLFGLFCILYLVYLHTRIYGQGYIQLGYFNGPWIIRITFILFAIWWGFGEVVRLNLFRGDGRLLNALSFKWQETVCKCYIVSSLGFAEPCLYLTVVFLLRASLQKSGTLGQKWNGKTAGYILLFCLPVFALQLILILAGPQFKKDYISKLPHYFTSPVKRSTNDQDVALCTYPLLNTFCLGLFAIILTSYLFWLGRRILHLVINRSLQKRVYMLVVSVSAFFPIRVLLLGLTVKTQPEYLPFQALAFVGFVSFFCCIGLGIFMLVFMPVWDSLALKKSSERDIEARRRLSDEQNDTVSLIANLGGSMVSSPGRNSATSTKRGSISFRTTDKDETTSGAFVELSVFSPSQHSSPPGSPQLLGWPMLPPSQAQGPL; encoded by the coding sequence ATGCCCCATTCGAGAGTTGCTAGTGATGCACTAGGTGTATTTACTATTTTGCTTGTTTCTATTTTGGTACTTTTTGGGTTGTTCTGCATCTTGTACTTGGTCTACCTTCACACGAGGATTTACGGGCAAGGTTATATTCAGCTTGGCTATTTTAATGGTCCTTGGATTATCCGTATTACGTTTATATTGTTTGCAATTTGGTGGGGTTTTGGGGAGGTTGTTCGGCTCAACTTGTTCAGAGGCGACGGGAGATTGTTGAATGCTCTTAGCTTCAAATGGCAGGAAACTGTTTGCAAGTGTTACATTGTTTCGAGCTTAGGTTTTGCAGAACCTTGCCTTTACCTCACGGTCGTGTTTCTCCTTCGGGCGTCCTTACAGAAGTCAGGAACTTTAGGCCAGAAATGGAATGGCAAAACAGCTGGATATATACTTCTCTTTTGCCTACCGGTTTTTGCTCTACAGCTCATACTTATTTTGGCTGGACCGCAATTTAAGAAGGATTACATTAGCAAATTGCCGCATTATTTCACTAGTCCAGTTAAGCGATCTACGAATGATCAGGATGTTGCCCTCTGCACTTACCCTCTGTTGAATACTTTCTGCCTTGGTCTTTTTGCcatcatactgacttcttatttATTCTGGCTTGGTAGAAGAATCCTGCATTTGGTTATCAATAGGAGTCTGCAAAAGAGAGTATACATGCTAGTGGTATCAGTTTCTGCTTTCTTTCCTATAAGGGTTCTATTGCTTGGTTTAACTGTTAAAACTCAGCCAGAATATTTACCTTTTCAAGCTCTTGCATTTGTGGGTTTTGTTTCCTTCTTTTGTTGTATTGGGTTGGGCATCTTCATGCTCGTTTTCATGCCCGTGTGGGATTCTTTAGCATTGAAGAAGAGCTCAGAGAGGGATATAGAGGCTAGGAGAAGGTTAAGTGATGAACAAAATGATACTGTTTCTCTAATTGCTAACCTTGGAGGAAGTATGGTCAGCAGTCCTGGGAGAAATTCAGCTACCTCAACGAAGCGAGGATCCATCTCCTTTCGAACAACGGACAAGGATGAAACTACTTCAGGGGCCTTTGTGGAATTAAGTGTATTCTCTCCTAGTCAGCATTCATCCCCTCCTGGCTCACCTCAACTTCTTGGCTGGCCTATGCTACCACCCTCACAAGCTCAAGGTCCCTTATAG